ACCCGGCGTAGCTGCTCACATATTCAGGACGCGGCCATAGGCGTCGAGCACGCTTTCCTTCATCGTTTCCGAGAGGGTCGGATGCGGGAAGATCGTGTGGATCAGCTCTTCTTCCGTCGTCTCCAGATTCATTGCAATGACGAAGCCCTGGATAAGCTCAGTGACTTCCGCGCCCGACAGATGCGCGCCCAAAAGCTCGCCCGTCTTGGCATCGAAGATTGTCTTGCAGATGCCGTCCGCTTCGCCGAGCGCAATGGCCTTGCCGTTGCCGATGAACGGGAAGCGGCCGATTTTGACCTGACGCCCCTGCTCTTTCGCCTTCGCTTCGGTCAGGCCGACGCTGGCGATCTGCGGGTGGCAATAGGTGCAGCCCGGGATCTTGGCCTTGTCGAGCGCATGGACTTTGAGGCCCTTGATCATCTCGACACAGGTGACGCCCTCATGCTCGGCCTTGTGCGCGAGCATCGGAGGACCCGCGACATCGCCGATGGCGTACACGCCTTTGACGTTGGTGCGGCCGTAACCGTCGGTGACGATGATGCCACGATCGGTTTTGACGCCGACTGCTTCAAGGCCGATATTTTCGATATTGCCGACGACGCCGACAGCCGAGATAACCTTCTCGGCGGTGATCGTTTCCGTCTTGCCGCCGACCTCGATGGTCGCGGTCACGGCATCGGCTTTCTTATCGAGCTTCGTGACCTTGGCCCCGGTCAGAATCTTGATGCCCTGCTTCTCGAACTGCTTGCGGGCAAAGGCGGCGATATCCGCATCTTCAACCGGCAGGATCTGCGGCAGGACTTCGACGATCGTCACCTCGGAACCGAGCGAGCGGTAGAAGCTTGCGAACTCGACGCCGATGGCGCCGGAGCCGACAACGAGCAGCGATTTCGGAAACTTGTCCGGGTTCATCGCTTCGAAATAGGTCCAGACCTTTTTCTTGTCGGGCTCAAGACCCGGCAGGACGCGCGGACGTGCGCCGGTCGCAACGATGATGTGCGCAGCTTTGTAGGTACCCGCGCCAAGCGCGCCTTTCGGCGCCTCAATCGCCGGGCCGAGCACGCCTTTGGTCGGCGCGGTGACCGCGATCTCACCGGCTTTCTTCAGCTTGGCGTCGCCCCAGATGGTCGCGATCTTGTTCTTCTTGAACAGGAACTGCACGCCGGTATTCATCTGCCCCGCAATGCCGCGCGAGCGCTTGATGATGGCGGCGATATCGAACCCGAACTTTTCGACCGTGAGGCCGTAATCCTTGGCGTGACCGAAGTAAGAGAAGATCTCCGCCGAGCGCAGCAGCGCTTTCGTCGGGATGCAGCCCCAGTTCGAGCAGATGCCGCCGAGATGCTCGCGCTCCACAACGGCCGTCCTGAAGCCGAGCTGCGCGGCGCGGATTGCGGCGACATAGCCGCCCGGCCCGCCGCCGATAATGATGATGTCGAACTCGTTCTCGGCCATTAGATCACCAGCCCGACGGGCTTTTCGATGTAACCTTTGAGCGTCTGCATGATCTCGGCGGCGTCCGCACCGTCGAGCACGCGGTGATCGCAGGACAAGGTCGCCGTCATGATCGTGCGAATCTCGATCTTGTCGTCGATGACGACCGCGCGCTTTTCGCTCGCGGCGACCGCAAGGATCGTCGAGTGCGGCGGGTTCACAATCGCGGTGAAGTTCGTGACGCCATACATGCCGAGATTGGAGATCGCTGTTGTGCCGCCCTGATATTCATGCGGCTTCAGCTTCTTTTCGCGGGCGCGCTTGGCGAGCGAGGAGCTTTCCTTCGACAGCTCCTGCAACGACTTGTCCTGCGCATTGCGAAGAATGGGCGTAATCAGACCGCCGCCGGGGATCGCAACCGCAATGCCGATATCGACATTGTGGTGGCGCAGCATGCCGGTTTCCGTCCACGACGCATTGCCCTGCGGATGCTTTTTCAGCGTCAGCGCGAAGGCCTTCACGACAAGATCGTTGACCGAAACGCGCCACACCGGCTTGCCGTCTTCCTTCGGCGCGAAAGAATTCATCTCCTCGCGCATGCGCAGCAGAGGG
Above is a window of Terrihabitans soli DNA encoding:
- the lpdA gene encoding dihydrolipoyl dehydrogenase — protein: MAENEFDIIIIGGGPGGYVAAIRAAQLGFRTAVVEREHLGGICSNWGCIPTKALLRSAEIFSYFGHAKDYGLTVEKFGFDIAAIIKRSRGIAGQMNTGVQFLFKKNKIATIWGDAKLKKAGEIAVTAPTKGVLGPAIEAPKGALGAGTYKAAHIIVATGARPRVLPGLEPDKKKVWTYFEAMNPDKFPKSLLVVGSGAIGVEFASFYRSLGSEVTIVEVLPQILPVEDADIAAFARKQFEKQGIKILTGAKVTKLDKKADAVTATIEVGGKTETITAEKVISAVGVVGNIENIGLEAVGVKTDRGIIVTDGYGRTNVKGVYAIGDVAGPPMLAHKAEHEGVTCVEMIKGLKVHALDKAKIPGCTYCHPQIASVGLTEAKAKEQGRQVKIGRFPFIGNGKAIALGEADGICKTIFDAKTGELLGAHLSGAEVTELIQGFVIAMNLETTEEELIHTIFPHPTLSETMKESVLDAYGRVLNM